In Ignavibacteria bacterium, the genomic stretch CCCCCTAGTGTGTCCCCTTTTTTCTTTGTCTCCTGTATCCTGGCTTTGATCTTTTCTTCCTGCTCACTATCCAGCACGCGGACCTCGCTTTTATCTGCCGTGAACGACAGATTCCAGCCGTCAAAATCCTCAGGCAGATCGTTCATAAAAAGTTTCTCTTTGAAATTGTCCTTCGGGAAAATGCCGCCAACGCTTTCAACAAAGCTTCCGACCTTGATGCCGAATTCCTCCAGGAACTTTCTTGCCACAGAACACGCTGCCACACGCGCCGCGGTCTCCCTTGCACTCGAGCGCTCAATTGAATTCCTGATGTCATTGAAGCGGTACTTCTGCGTTCCCACCAGATCAGCGTGGCCCGGCCGTGGAACGCTTATCTTTTCCGTTTCCGCTCCTGTTCTCGACGAAGACATCTTCTCTGTCCAGTTCTTCCAGTCCCTGTTGGCTATCATTAGCGTAATGGGGCTTCCCAGAGTCCTGCCGAACCTTATGCCGGAGAGGATTTCAGCCTCGTCTGTTTCAATCTTCATGCGCCCGCCCCGTCCGTAGCCCATCATGCGGCGTTTCAGATGATAGTTTATGTATTCAATTTCTATCTCAAGGTTGGATGGAAAGCCCTCAACTATTGTCGTTAAGGCCTTACCGTGAGATTCGCCCGAAGTCAAAAACCTGATCATTATAATATCCTTTAATCTGTGACCTTTAAATATAAAAAAAGCGTCCCATATTTGGGACGCTTTATCGCTTCTTTTTAATTTATTTTCATGGAATTGAAAGGCCAACGTAGCGTGAATTGCCCTGCCCGTCAATTACCTTCATGAGCACAGCCTGCCCTTTCTTGTCCTTAAGTGCCTTTTCAAAGTCGCTTACGGAATTTATGTTCTTCTTGTCCACCTGCGTTATAACCAGCCCTTTCCCAAGATTCTGATTAAATGCACGGCTCAGGTCCTTGACGTCCTGTATCATGATACCGTTACTTGTCTTGTAGGCTTCCTTTTCATCGCCCGACATATCCCTAACCGTAAGGCCTATATTGTCAAAGGTCATGCTGTTTGCGGGCCCTTTCTTCGGCCTGTCCGGAGTATTTTCGTCAGATGCGGGTTCAACCTTGGCATTAGTATCCCTCGACTTCAGCGTCACTGTGCGCTCGATCTGCTTGCCGTCACGCCAGAGTGTAAGTGTAACCTTGTCGCCTGCGCTCTTTGAGGCAACGTAGCTCTGAAGCTCACCCGGCTCATTTACGTCGCGTCCGTCAATTTTAAGTATTATATCCTGCTCTTTTACGTCTGCCCTCTCGGCCGCTCCGCCCTTGGTCAGGGCCTGAACCATAATGCCGCGCGCTTTATCAAGCCCAACCGCCTTGGCAAGGTCGGGATCGACCGGCGTTATCTGAACTCCGATGTAGCCGCGGTTTACTTTTCCTGAGGCAATGAGCTCTTTGGAAACGTTCTTTGCCATGTTAATCGGTATTGCAAAGCCGTAGCCAATGTAGCTGTTTGACATGCCCGAGGTGGCAATGGCCGAGTTGATGCCTATAACTGCGCCCGACAGATCCACAAGTGCCCCGCCGCTATTTCCCGGGTTGATTACGGCGTCCGTCTGCAGGAAGTCCTCAATTCCTCCTCCCGAGTTGTCACGTATAATGCCTATGTTCCTGCTCTTGGCGCTTATAATTCCGGCTGTAACAGTTGAAGAAAGCGAAAGCGGGTTTCCGATTGCCATAACCCACTGCCCGACCTTTACGTTATCCGAATTTCCAAGATATGCCGCAGGAAGCCCTGAGACGTCTATCTTTACAACTGCCAGGTCAGTCTGAGGGTCTGTGCCTACAACCTTGGCATCAAAATTTCTCCTGTCATAAAGAGTAACCTCAACCCTTGTAGCGTTTTCAACTACGTGATTGTTTGTAAGTATATATCCGTCATCAGAAATTATGACACCGCTTCCCGAACCCATTTCCTTTCTTGGAACGTCATCCTTGAAGGGAAAGA encodes the following:
- the aroC gene encoding chorismate synthase, which gives rise to MRFLTSGESHGKALTTIVEGFPSNLEIEIEYINYHLKRRMMGYGRGGRMKIETDEAEILSGIRFGRTLGSPITLMIANRDWKNWTEKMSSSRTGAETEKISVPRPGHADLVGTQKYRFNDIRNSIERSSARETAARVAACSVARKFLEEFGIKVGSFVESVGGIFPKDNFKEKLFMNDLPEDFDGWNLSFTADKSEVRVLDSEQEEKIKARIQETKKKGDTLGGTFVVVATGVPSGLGSFVHYDRKLNAELSHSIMSINAVKGLEIGDGFRSAEVFGSEFHDEITFSHDHLGRKTNRAGGIEGGVSTGLPIILRGAMKPIATLMSPIGTVDLSTMQEIEARRERSDFTAVPACAVIAESMMAWSLAKYFLEKFGGDSIEETKENFMNSKSRKAGMTKEDFSK
- a CDS encoding Do family serine endopeptidase, with amino-acid sequence MKNRNLFGTVALVIIGVIFGAVLVSGFGWVRPGLADITIGAKNPPITDIDVNAFSKAFIEVADKVTPSIVKITVVSETKENPHEDLPFFFPFKDDVPRKEMGSGSGVIISDDGYILTNNHVVENATRVEVTLYDRRNFDAKVVGTDPQTDLAVVKIDVSGLPAAYLGNSDNVKVGQWVMAIGNPLSLSSTVTAGIISAKSRNIGIIRDNSGGGIEDFLQTDAVINPGNSGGALVDLSGAVIGINSAIATSGMSNSYIGYGFAIPINMAKNVSKELIASGKVNRGYIGVQITPVDPDLAKAVGLDKARGIMVQALTKGGAAERADVKEQDIILKIDGRDVNEPGELQSYVASKSAGDKVTLTLWRDGKQIERTVTLKSRDTNAKVEPASDENTPDRPKKGPANSMTFDNIGLTVRDMSGDEKEAYKTSNGIMIQDVKDLSRAFNQNLGKGLVITQVDKKNINSVSDFEKALKDKKGQAVLMKVIDGQGNSRYVGLSIP